Proteins found in one Bacillus subtilis subsp. subtilis str. 168 genomic segment:
- the rapI gene encoding ICEBs1 mobile element: response regulator aspartate phosphatase (Evidence 1a: Function from experimental evidences in the studied strain; PubMedId: 16105942, 22505685, 23526881; Product type e: enzyme): MRGVFLDKDKIPYDLVTKKLNEWYTSIKNDQVEQAEIIKTEVEKELLNMEENQDALLYYQLLEFRHEIMLSYMKSKEIEDLNNAYETIKEIEKQGQLTGMLEYYFYFFKGMYEFRRKELISAISAYRIAESKLSEVEDEIEKAEFFFKVSYVYYYMKQTYFSMNYANRALKIFREYEEYAVQTVRCQFIVAGNLIDSLEYERALEQFLKSLEISKESNIEHLIAMSHMNIGICYDELKEYKKASQHLILALEIFEKSKHSFLTKTLFTLTYVEAKQQNYNVALIYFRKGRFIADKSDDKEYSAKFKILEGLFFSDGETQLIKNAFSYLASRKMFADVENFSIEVADYFHEQGNLMLSNEYYRMSIEARRKIKKGEIIDENQPDSIGSSDFK; the protein is encoded by the coding sequence TTGCGGGGTGTTTTCTTAGATAAAGATAAAATTCCGTACGACTTAGTCACGAAAAAGTTAAATGAATGGTATACATCAATAAAAAATGATCAAGTTGAGCAAGCCGAGATTATAAAAACAGAAGTAGAGAAAGAATTGTTAAACATGGAAGAAAATCAAGATGCCCTGTTATATTATCAACTATTAGAATTTAGACATGAGATAATGCTGAGTTATATGAAATCTAAGGAAATAGAAGATCTCAATAATGCTTATGAGACTATAAAAGAAATTGAGAAGCAAGGGCAATTAACTGGCATGTTGGAATACTATTTTTACTTTTTTAAGGGTATGTACGAGTTTAGGCGTAAAGAATTAATTTCAGCGATAAGTGCTTATCGAATAGCTGAATCAAAGTTGTCAGAAGTTGAGGATGAAATAGAGAAAGCAGAGTTTTTTTTCAAAGTGTCCTATGTATATTATTATATGAAACAAACATACTTCTCCATGAATTATGCAAATCGTGCACTCAAAATATTTAGAGAGTATGAAGAATATGCTGTCCAGACTGTGCGTTGTCAATTTATTGTAGCAGGAAACTTGATCGATTCATTGGAATATGAAAGAGCCTTGGAACAATTTTTGAAGTCTTTGGAAATTTCCAAGGAAAGTAACATAGAGCATTTAATTGCAATGTCACATATGAATATTGGGATTTGTTATGATGAATTGAAAGAATATAAGAAGGCTTCACAACATTTAATTTTAGCGTTAGAAATTTTTGAAAAATCAAAACATAGTTTCTTAACAAAGACTTTATTCACTCTAACCTATGTAGAAGCAAAACAACAAAATTATAATGTTGCTTTGATATACTTTAGGAAAGGGCGATTTATTGCCGATAAAAGTGATGATAAGGAATACTCAGCGAAATTCAAAATATTAGAGGGATTATTTTTTTCTGATGGTGAGACTCAATTAATAAAGAATGCATTTTCATATCTGGCTTCGAGAAAAATGTTTGCTGATGTTGAAAATTTTTCGATTGAAGTCGCTGATTATTTTCATGAACAAGGAAATTTAATGCTCTCTAATGAATATTATCGTATGAGTATTGAAGCAAGACGAAAAATTAAAAAAGGGGAGATTATTGATGAAAATCAGCCGGATTCTATTGGCAGCAGTGATTTTAAGTAG
- the phrI gene encoding ICEBs1 mobile element: secreted regulator of the activity of phosphatase RapI (Evidence 1a: Function from experimental evidences in the studied strain; PubMedId: 16816200, 21908671, 22505685; Product type r: regulator): MKISRILLAAVILSSVFSITYLQSDHNTEIKVAADRVGA, from the coding sequence ATGAAAATCAGCCGGATTCTATTGGCAGCAGTGATTTTAAGTAGTGTATTTTCAATAACTTATTTGCAAAGTGATCATAATACTGAAATTAAAGTTGCTGCAGATCGGGTAGGGGCATAG
- the yddM gene encoding ICEBs1 mobile element: putative helicase (Evidence 3: Putative function from multiple computational evidences; PubMedId: 22505685; Product type h: extrachromosomal origin), which translates to MGENMFKKEKVTEYIWTILIPTIITFIISWVGSYYNGTSTVSIGQPTKVSGQYITPINISPYHDIKELRITFPQKLDVKQISSNEPINVKSDKNNIGVESNSTFEIAKIVENNSVQLLITTQKKLNDKEIRIDKNGNNISVNYESQIVNPAKKQLINLIITSSIYFIMLNILALIMNKRWDKYYAKMKNEIKEFEDNAKDLDKKSKKKSEELSELRKTLNQAFEETDRIKYHEKKKQILLLAKLNDYKKELTFWRNTIRKVLYELPDGDKKADKLIGTVTSSLKTYGTVEKNEHDYESLKVAAALLNDSDKRS; encoded by the coding sequence GTGGGGGAAAATATGTTTAAAAAAGAAAAAGTCACAGAATACATTTGGACTATACTAATACCAACAATCATCACTTTTATCATTAGTTGGGTTGGGTCTTATTACAATGGTACTTCGACAGTTAGTATTGGACAACCTACAAAAGTTTCCGGTCAGTATATCACGCCAATAAATATAAGTCCCTATCATGATATTAAGGAATTAAGAATAACTTTTCCGCAAAAACTAGATGTAAAACAAATTAGTTCAAATGAGCCTATAAATGTAAAATCAGATAAGAACAATATAGGAGTTGAAAGTAATTCCACTTTTGAGATTGCGAAAATCGTTGAAAATAATAGCGTTCAGTTGCTAATTACAACACAAAAAAAGTTAAACGATAAGGAAATTAGAATTGATAAAAATGGAAATAACATTTCTGTAAATTATGAATCTCAGATTGTTAATCCTGCAAAAAAACAATTAATCAATCTTATAATTACGTCATCTATTTATTTTATAATGCTTAATATACTAGCATTGATTATGAACAAAAGATGGGATAAGTATTATGCAAAAATGAAAAATGAAATCAAAGAATTTGAGGATAATGCAAAAGATCTTGATAAAAAATCAAAGAAGAAAAGCGAGGAATTATCGGAGCTGCGAAAGACCTTGAACCAAGCGTTTGAGGAAACTGATAGGATAAAATATCATGAGAAGAAAAAACAAATCCTCCTCTTAGCTAAGTTAAACGATTATAAAAAAGAACTAACCTTTTGGAGAAATACAATAAGAAAAGTTCTTTATGAACTTCCTGATGGAGATAAAAAAGCAGATAAACTAATAGGGACAGTTACATCATCTTTAAAAACGTACGGTACAGTCGAAAAAAACGAGCATGATTATGAAAGTTTAAAAGTAGCAGCTGCCTTACTAAATGATTCTGATAAGAGATCGTAA
- the yddN gene encoding putative alkanal monooxygenase (Evidence 3: Putative function from multiple computational evidences; PubMedId: 9836433; Product type e: enzyme): MKKFDISVLSVAPLRQGETMKQGIDSAVSLAKAVDNMGYKRIWFAEHHNHDAYASAATVSIVQHILANTKDIRVGSGGIMLPNHSPLIVAEQFGTLETLYPNRVDLALGRAPGTDQKTADVIRRSNHNGVFFFEREVNDILRFVGDKSVQGEVRAYPGIGTHVPVFVLGSSTDSAEIAAKLGLPYAFGAQFSPHSMEEALSIYRENFQPSSYLQEPYVIACINVIAAESIDEASFISASHLQVYIDIYTNNLSKLIPPTENFLESLSQFELEILHSRLGYTIMGDRETIRRELIDFQQMYHADELIVLSNIYELSKEIQSYEILKQVVDELFKKRMEQL; the protein is encoded by the coding sequence ATGAAAAAATTTGATATATCTGTTTTATCAGTTGCTCCATTAAGACAAGGAGAAACAATGAAACAAGGGATTGATTCTGCAGTGTCATTAGCTAAAGCTGTAGATAATATGGGCTATAAACGGATTTGGTTTGCAGAGCATCATAATCACGACGCTTATGCAAGTGCAGCAACCGTATCAATTGTACAACATATATTAGCAAATACAAAAGACATTCGCGTAGGTTCAGGGGGTATTATGTTGCCAAATCATTCCCCATTAATCGTAGCGGAGCAATTTGGAACACTTGAAACATTATATCCAAATCGTGTAGATTTGGCATTAGGACGCGCACCCGGAACGGATCAAAAAACGGCCGATGTGATTCGTCGTTCCAACCATAATGGAGTGTTTTTCTTTGAAAGAGAAGTAAATGATATTTTGCGTTTTGTCGGGGATAAGAGTGTACAGGGTGAGGTTCGCGCTTATCCGGGTATTGGAACGCATGTGCCTGTTTTTGTGTTAGGATCCTCAACGGATTCAGCGGAAATTGCTGCAAAGCTTGGTTTACCCTATGCATTTGGCGCTCAATTTTCACCCCATTCGATGGAAGAAGCGCTCTCTATTTATCGAGAAAATTTCCAACCGTCTTCTTATTTACAAGAACCTTATGTGATCGCTTGCATTAATGTGATTGCAGCAGAATCTATAGACGAGGCATCTTTTATTTCTGCAAGTCATTTGCAGGTGTATATTGATATTTATACAAATAATTTAAGTAAGCTTATTCCACCCACTGAAAACTTCCTAGAATCGTTATCACAGTTTGAATTAGAAATTCTCCACAGTCGACTGGGGTATACAATCATGGGTGATCGAGAAACAATTCGTCGCGAACTAATTGATTTCCAACAAATGTATCACGCAGATGAATTAATTGTGTTATCTAATATTTACGAATTGAGCAAGGAAATTCAGTCGTACGAGATTTTAAAACAGGTTGTGGATGAGTTGTTTAAAAAAAGAATGGAGCAACTTTAG
- the lrpA gene encoding transcriptional regulator (Lrp/AsnC family) (Evidence 1a: Function from experimental evidences in the studied strain; PubMedId: 11902725, 12675791, 17223133; Product type r: regulator), which yields MIDEIDKKILDELSKNSRLTMKKLGEKVHLTAPATASRVVKLIDNGIIKGCSIEVNQVKLGFSIHAFLNIYIEKIHHQPYLAFIETQDNYVINNYKVSGDGCYLLECKFPSNEVLDQFLNDLNKHANYKVSIVIGK from the coding sequence ATGATTGATGAAATAGATAAAAAAATACTTGATGAGCTGTCTAAAAATAGTCGCCTTACAATGAAAAAATTAGGGGAAAAAGTACATCTCACTGCACCAGCAACCGCATCAAGAGTAGTAAAGTTAATAGACAATGGCATAATAAAAGGATGTAGTATCGAAGTGAATCAAGTGAAATTAGGCTTCTCTATACATGCTTTTCTTAATATTTATATCGAAAAAATCCATCATCAACCCTATTTAGCTTTTATAGAAACACAAGATAACTATGTAATAAACAATTATAAAGTTAGTGGAGACGGTTGCTATTTGCTTGAATGTAAATTTCCTTCAAACGAGGTATTAGATCAATTTTTAAATGACTTAAATAAACATGCAAACTATAAAGTGTCGATTGTTATTGGTAAATAG
- the lrpB gene encoding transcriptional regulator (Lrp/AsnC family) (Evidence 1a: Function from experimental evidences in the studied strain; PubMedId: 11902725, 12675791, 17223133; Product type r: regulator): MQIDSIDFQILQLLNKNARIQWKEIGEKIHMTGQAVGNRIKKMEDNGIIKAYSIVVDELKMGFSFTAFVFFFMNAYMHDDLLKFIATRNEISEAHRVSGDACYLLKVTVHSQEVLNHLLNDLLKYGNYQLYLSIKEVKKHYNTSLMSDE; the protein is encoded by the coding sequence ATGCAAATTGATTCAATTGATTTTCAAATTCTCCAATTATTAAATAAAAATGCTCGGATACAATGGAAAGAAATCGGTGAAAAAATTCATATGACAGGACAAGCGGTAGGCAATCGCATCAAAAAAATGGAGGATAACGGTATCATTAAAGCATATTCGATTGTGGTTGATGAATTGAAGATGGGGTTTTCTTTTACAGCCTTTGTCTTCTTTTTCATGAATGCATATATGCATGATGATTTATTGAAATTTATTGCTACTCGTAATGAAATTAGCGAAGCTCATCGTGTTTCGGGAGATGCATGTTATCTTCTGAAGGTAACGGTTCATTCACAAGAAGTTTTAAATCACCTTCTGAATGATTTATTGAAGTATGGAAACTATCAGCTTTATTTGTCTATTAAGGAAGTAAAAAAGCATTATAATACTTCATTAATGTCTGATGAATAA
- the yddQ gene encoding putative hydrolase (Evidence 3: Putative function from multiple computational evidences; Product type e: enzyme) — MTTALLVIDIQNDYFPNGKMALTNPEKAAQNAAKLLSHFRNTGAPVFHVQHITEGNIAHFFHPNTEGVEIHESVRPLEKETVIVKHMPNSFFNTDLNGKLQEEGVKELVVCGMMSHMCIDATVRSAVEHGYVCQVVEDACATTTLQIEDKIVPAEHVHYAFMAALNGVYATVKTTEAFLK, encoded by the coding sequence ATGACAACAGCTTTATTAGTGATTGATATTCAAAATGATTACTTTCCAAATGGGAAGATGGCTTTAACAAACCCAGAGAAAGCAGCACAAAATGCGGCTAAACTACTTTCACACTTTAGAAACACAGGCGCACCTGTCTTTCATGTACAGCATATCACAGAAGGTAACATCGCTCATTTTTTCCATCCAAATACAGAAGGTGTCGAAATTCATGAGTCAGTACGTCCATTAGAGAAAGAGACAGTCATTGTAAAACATATGCCGAATAGCTTTTTCAATACAGATTTAAATGGAAAGCTACAAGAAGAAGGGGTTAAAGAATTAGTTGTTTGCGGTATGATGTCCCATATGTGTATTGATGCAACAGTTCGTTCTGCAGTTGAACATGGTTATGTATGCCAAGTGGTAGAAGATGCTTGCGCAACAACAACATTGCAAATTGAAGATAAAATCGTTCCTGCTGAGCATGTCCATTACGCATTTATGGCCGCATTAAATGGTGTCTATGCAACAGTAAAAACCACAGAGGCATTTTTAAAATAA
- the yddR gene encoding putative metal-dependent hydrolase (Evidence 3: Putative function from multiple computational evidences; Product type e: enzyme) — MNITQIRNATIVVKYANKKFLIDPMLAEKGTYATFPETIRQDLFNPLVSLPTSIDNILDGVDAVIVTHLHLDHFDDVAKNVLPKNIKMFVQNEADAKEVKASGFKNVEVLHQDTVFEGIQLVKTKGEHGRGEELLNLMGDVCGLVFKHPSEKVLYVAGDTVWYDAIEDEIHTHQPEIIVVNGGDNQRLDLGSLIMGKEDIYEVHKAAPHAKIISVHMEAVNHWTLSREELKNFSKEKGFSSNILVPEDGESYTF; from the coding sequence ATGAATATTACACAAATTCGAAATGCAACAATTGTTGTAAAATACGCAAATAAAAAATTTTTGATAGATCCTATGTTAGCAGAGAAAGGTACGTACGCTACTTTCCCTGAAACGATCAGACAAGATTTATTTAATCCTTTGGTGAGTTTGCCAACATCAATTGATAACATTCTGGATGGCGTAGATGCGGTAATTGTTACTCATCTACACCTAGATCACTTTGATGATGTGGCAAAAAACGTATTGCCAAAAAACATCAAAATGTTTGTTCAAAATGAAGCAGATGCAAAAGAAGTAAAAGCAAGTGGTTTCAAAAATGTAGAAGTGCTACATCAAGACACTGTTTTTGAAGGGATCCAATTAGTAAAAACAAAAGGTGAACATGGCAGAGGGGAAGAGTTATTAAACTTAATGGGTGATGTTTGTGGATTAGTATTCAAGCACCCAAGTGAAAAAGTTTTATATGTAGCTGGGGATACAGTTTGGTATGATGCTATCGAAGACGAGATTCATACACATCAACCAGAAATCATTGTGGTTAATGGTGGAGACAATCAAAGATTAGATTTAGGTTCACTCATCATGGGAAAAGAAGACATCTATGAAGTTCACAAGGCTGCTCCTCATGCTAAGATTATATCTGTTCATATGGAAGCTGTTAACCATTGGACACTATCTAGAGAAGAATTAAAAAACTTTAGTAAAGAAAAAGGATTCTCAAGTAATATTTTAGTGCCAGAAGATGGCGAGTCTTACACATTTTAA
- the yddS gene encoding putative permease (Evidence 3: Putative function from multiple computational evidences; PubMedId: 15849754, 16850406; Product type t: transporter): MVMTKKDTNISTQQPLWLQGYIDSPEKQNQLYKKTLKILIFSQIFGGAGLGAGITVGALLAQDMIGSENVAGIPTALFTFGSAVAALLIGASSQRFGRRAGLAGGFLIGGLGAIGVIIAALINSVALLFVSLLIYGAGMASNLQVRYAGTDLANEKQRATAASMALVSTTLGAVVGPNLVNTMGEFADSIGVPNLAGPFIMSGAAFIIAGIILLIFLRPDPLFVSTAIANAEKKDDKVQIGGSLKNPAIDKKGIMVGAVIMILAQLIMTAIMTMTPVHMGHHGHGLSEVGLVIGLHIAAMYLPSPLTGLLVDKFGRTTMAIASGATLLAAGLVAAIAPADSLSLLILALVLLGVGWNFGLLTGTALIIDSTHPSLRAKTQGTFDVLLALSGAAGGALSGMVVAHSSYTILSISGAVLSLLLIPVVIWYFRRIQEKA; encoded by the coding sequence ATGGTAATGACAAAAAAAGATACAAATATATCAACACAGCAGCCTCTTTGGTTACAAGGTTATATTGATTCACCAGAAAAACAAAACCAACTTTATAAAAAAACATTAAAAATCTTGATTTTTTCACAAATATTTGGGGGAGCAGGACTTGGAGCTGGGATAACAGTTGGGGCGCTTCTTGCACAAGATATGATAGGATCGGAAAATGTAGCAGGAATTCCAACTGCCCTCTTTACTTTTGGATCTGCCGTAGCTGCCCTGCTTATAGGAGCATCCTCACAACGTTTTGGTCGCAGAGCTGGACTTGCAGGTGGTTTCCTTATAGGCGGATTAGGTGCTATAGGTGTGATAATCGCGGCTTTAATTAACAGCGTTGCCCTATTATTTGTTTCTCTTCTTATTTATGGAGCAGGTATGGCTTCTAATCTTCAAGTTCGGTATGCTGGGACAGACCTTGCAAATGAGAAACAACGGGCAACTGCTGCAAGTATGGCCTTAGTTTCTACTACTTTAGGAGCTGTAGTAGGTCCTAACTTAGTTAATACAATGGGGGAATTTGCAGATTCAATTGGTGTTCCCAATTTAGCTGGTCCGTTTATTATGTCAGGAGCAGCTTTTATAATTGCTGGAATTATTCTCTTAATTTTTCTTCGTCCAGATCCGCTGTTTGTATCAACAGCTATTGCGAATGCTGAGAAAAAAGACGATAAAGTACAAATAGGAGGAAGTCTAAAAAATCCTGCTATAGACAAAAAAGGAATAATGGTAGGAGCTGTCATTATGATTTTAGCTCAACTAATCATGACAGCTATTATGACAATGACACCGGTTCACATGGGTCATCACGGTCATGGTTTAAGCGAAGTGGGATTAGTTATAGGACTCCATATTGCAGCGATGTATCTTCCTTCACCATTGACTGGTTTATTAGTAGATAAGTTTGGTCGCACAACTATGGCTATTGCTTCAGGTGCCACACTTCTTGCCGCTGGGTTGGTGGCAGCTATTGCACCGGCAGACTCATTATCATTGCTAATCCTAGCACTAGTATTACTAGGGGTAGGTTGGAACTTTGGTTTACTAACGGGAACTGCCCTTATTATAGATTCAACACATCCATCTCTACGTGCAAAAACACAGGGAACATTCGATGTTTTATTAGCACTATCAGGAGCAGCAGGTGGAGCCTTGTCAGGAATGGTTGTTGCACATTCTAGTTATACAATACTATCAATTTCTGGAGCCGTTTTATCATTGTTACTCATTCCAGTAGTTATTTGGTATTTTAGAAGGATTCAGGAAAAAGCATAA
- the ydzM gene encoding conserved phage protein of unknown function (Evidence 4: Unknown function but conserved in other organisms; Product type h: extrachromosomal origin) encodes MNNKKNIFDIVMYIIFGVLSLFLVAKTDYGTGVLVFVAILYLAVIAYKIKQVFSNSDS; translated from the coding sequence ATGAACAACAAGAAAAATATCTTTGATATTGTTATGTACATTATTTTCGGTGTGTTAAGTCTTTTTCTAGTTGCAAAAACTGATTATGGCACTGGAGTTTTAGTGTTTGTTGCAATTTTATACCTCGCTGTTATTGCTTATAAAATTAAGCAAGTATTTAGTAATTCAGATTCTTAA
- the yddT gene encoding putative exported phage protein (Evidence 3: Putative function from multiple computational evidences; Product type h : extrachromosomal origin), which translates to MRKKRVITCVMAASLTLGSLLPAGYASAKEDSKTTPSYEELALHYKMKSEKISSNGKLVEIEYVSGNETHKVQMNGNNHTVKVDGIEQKGLNFEYDENVAKRTNYENNNLKSNEFTTQAAKPKKGYHYVGTLSGHTKAAKNALSVTMSLVGIVPGLGWGSKAATILFSYWAKEQIPDAYYKYDLYEKGAMTDSWYQYATVQFFEDKAHKKKMGKPWTSTPAKVDLPNS; encoded by the coding sequence TTGAGAAAGAAAAGAGTTATTACTTGTGTTATGGCTGCATCATTGACTTTAGGCTCACTTTTACCTGCAGGTTACGCTTCTGCAAAGGAGGACTCTAAGACAACCCCTTCTTACGAAGAACTAGCTCTACATTACAAAATGAAAAGTGAAAAGATTTCATCGAACGGGAAATTAGTTGAAATTGAGTATGTGAGTGGAAATGAAACTCACAAAGTTCAGATGAACGGAAATAATCATACTGTAAAAGTCGATGGCATAGAACAAAAAGGTTTAAACTTTGAGTATGATGAAAATGTTGCTAAAAGAACAAATTATGAAAACAATAATTTGAAATCAAATGAATTCACAACACAGGCTGCAAAACCTAAAAAGGGATACCATTATGTGGGGACTTTATCTGGGCATACAAAAGCAGCTAAAAATGCGTTATCAGTTACAATGTCATTAGTCGGTATTGTCCCTGGCTTGGGATGGGGGAGTAAGGCTGCCACTATTTTATTCTCTTATTGGGCAAAAGAACAAATCCCTGATGCGTATTATAAATATGATTTATACGAAAAAGGAGCAATGACTGATAGTTGGTATCAGTATGCTACAGTTCAATTTTTTGAAGATAAAGCTCATAAAAAGAAAATGGGCAAACCTTGGACAAGTACTCCTGCAAAAGTAGATTTACCTAATAGCTAA
- the ydzN gene encoding hypothetical protein (Evidence 5: Unknown function), producing the protein MRWSKWFNVFCIVALGSIYGYKLFTNQEVSTTRLIIASVIVLWNIVGLFSKESVKQAQQAN; encoded by the coding sequence TTGCGTTGGAGTAAATGGTTCAATGTTTTTTGTATAGTAGCATTGGGATCAATATATGGTTATAAATTATTTACTAACCAAGAAGTCAGTACTACTCGTTTAATAATAGCTTCTGTAATTGTGTTGTGGAATATTGTTGGACTTTTTAGCAAAGAATCAGTAAAACAAGCACAGCAAGCAAATTAA